The Nitrospira sp. KM1 genome includes a window with the following:
- the hflX gene encoding GTPase HflX, with translation MAKELARFTHDIRRPIGLVLTRRGTVQEVLVGSGTGPSPATLGKFRASSRSLRGLRLIRSHLSDQPLSQEDLTTLALLRLDMVGALGVTDHGEPGLLSLAHLLPPNPEGQLCKLLKPTPVYGTTIQFNAFIQELEADLQKLGRGHDISHSRKTAILVSASPASRTEQEDRLEELAELATSAGVAVVERIVQRTQDGHQRYQVGSGKLKETLIHALQKGVDLLVFDQELSPAQIKAIAELTDMSVIDRTQLILDIFASRAHSREGKIQVELAQLRYRLPRLTGRGATLSRLGGGIGTRGPGETKLEADRRRIRDRISHLERELELFARHQGQRRAKRMRHAMPVISIVGYTNAGKSTLLNVLTDSHVRADDRVFETLDTTSRRLRFPHDREVIVTDTVGFIRDLPKDLLGAFRTTLEELRDADLLLHVVDAGARDLDEHMAAVDRVLGELGFDRIPRLLVFNKCDRLPAAEAELLCRRYGAIGISALEPQTLHPLLHRLERQLASRDDLPTPGHAAVDNAGALASRS, from the coding sequence GTGGCCAAAGAGTTGGCACGGTTCACACACGACATTCGTCGTCCAATCGGTCTGGTTCTGACCCGGCGCGGAACGGTTCAGGAAGTTCTGGTCGGCTCAGGGACCGGCCCGTCTCCTGCCACGCTCGGAAAATTCCGTGCGAGTTCAAGATCGCTCAGGGGGTTACGCTTGATCCGCTCTCATCTGAGCGATCAGCCGCTCAGCCAGGAGGATCTCACGACATTGGCACTTCTGCGTCTTGACATGGTAGGCGCTCTCGGCGTGACGGACCATGGAGAGCCGGGTTTACTCTCGCTGGCTCATCTCCTTCCACCTAATCCTGAGGGACAGCTTTGCAAATTATTGAAACCGACCCCGGTGTACGGTACCACGATTCAGTTCAATGCGTTCATTCAGGAACTGGAAGCGGATCTTCAGAAATTGGGTCGCGGGCATGACATATCTCACAGCCGCAAGACCGCCATCCTGGTCAGCGCGTCTCCGGCCAGCAGAACGGAACAGGAAGACCGGTTGGAGGAATTGGCGGAGCTGGCGACTTCGGCGGGAGTGGCGGTTGTCGAGAGGATCGTGCAGCGGACTCAGGACGGCCATCAACGCTATCAGGTCGGCAGTGGAAAACTGAAAGAAACGCTCATCCATGCCCTTCAAAAGGGTGTGGATCTATTGGTATTCGACCAGGAACTGTCACCGGCTCAGATCAAAGCGATCGCCGAATTGACGGACATGTCGGTCATCGATCGCACGCAATTGATTCTGGATATTTTTGCGAGTCGGGCGCACAGCCGAGAAGGAAAAATCCAAGTTGAACTGGCTCAATTACGGTATCGGCTTCCCCGGTTAACGGGGCGCGGCGCCACGCTGTCACGACTCGGAGGCGGTATCGGGACGCGTGGACCGGGAGAAACCAAGCTCGAGGCCGACCGCCGGCGGATTCGAGACCGGATCAGCCATTTGGAGAGAGAGTTGGAGTTGTTTGCCAGGCACCAGGGTCAGCGACGGGCCAAACGGATGCGGCATGCCATGCCGGTCATCTCGATCGTGGGATACACGAACGCGGGCAAATCGACGCTTCTCAACGTGTTGACGGACAGTCACGTCCGTGCGGACGACCGGGTATTCGAGACGCTCGACACGACCAGTCGCCGGCTCCGGTTCCCACACGACCGGGAGGTCATCGTTACCGACACGGTCGGTTTCATCCGGGATCTCCCGAAAGACCTGCTTGGCGCTTTTCGAACGACGCTGGAAGAACTGCGTGACGCCGATCTGCTGTTGCATGTGGTGGATGCAGGGGCGAGAGATCTGGATGAGCACATGGCGGCAGTCGATCGCGTCCTCGGCGAGCTCGGCTTCGACCGGATTCCAAGACTGCTCGTGTTTAACAAATGCGATCGACTTCCCGCTGCGGAGGCGGAGCTCTTGTGCCGGAGATATGGGGCCATCGGCATTTCAGCACTCGAGCCCCAAACATTGCATCCGTTGCTTCATCGTCTCGAACGACAGTTGGCCTCCCGTGATGACCTTCCCACCCCCGGGCATGCCGCCGTTGACAATGCCGGTGCCCTTGCATCTCGAAGCTAG